GCTCGTAATAGGCCCAGAAAGAGCCCAGCGCGATGCCGACCGTCAGCAAGGCCCAGGACGCCAGCGCCCACGGCCGCACCCAGCGCCCCCACGCCGGATCGACCCGCTTCTCGATCAGGGCGGCGACCGCCAGCGAGAAGCAGACGGAAAAGCCGACATAGCCGCCGTACAGCAGCGGCGGATGCACGGCCAAGGCTGGGTCCTGCAGCAGGGGGTTCAGCGACGCGCCCTGCACCGGGGCCGGGTCCAGCCGGAAGAAGGGGTTGGAGGTGAAGGCGGCGAAGGCCAGAAACAGGCTCGACAGGCCCGCCTGCACGGCCACGGCCGAGGTCTTCAGCCCGAACGGCAGGCCGCGCGCCAGGGCCAGCGCCCCGCCGAAGACCGTCATCACCAGACACCACAGCAGCAGGGAGCCTTCATGGCTGCCCCAGGCGGCGGCGACCTTGTAGAAGACCGGCTTGTCGGTGTGGCTGTTCATGGCCACGTTCGACACCGAGAAGTCCGACACCACGAAGGCGTAGATCAGGGCGCCGAAGGCCAACAGGATCGCCCCGGCCGAGGCCAGCATGGCGCCGCCGCCGGCGCCCGCCAGCACGGGGCTGAGCCGCAGCCGCCCCGCCGTGGTCAGCGCCAGGCTGAGGACCGACAGCGCCAGCGCCAGGATCAGGGCGAAGGCGCCCAGTTCGACGATCAAGGCTTAAGTCCCCTGCTGCGCGGCGACGGCGGGCGCCGCCGCATCGTCAGGCCGCCACTCGCCCTTTTCCTTCAGCCGGTCGGCGACTTCGCGCGGCATGTAGGTCTCGTCGTGTTTGGCCAGCACCTGGCTGGCCTCGAACACGCGGTCGGGGCGGAACGACCCTTGCGCCACGATGCCCTGCCCCTCGCGGAACAGGTCGGGCAGGTCGCCCTGATAGATCACCTGCGCCGTCGCCCCGTTGTCGGTGACGACGAAGACGACCGAGCCGTCGGCGGCCTTCTGCACGCTGCCGGCCTCGACCAGACCGCCCAGACGGATCATCTGCCCGGCAGGCACCTTCTGCGGCGTCACTTCCGAGGGGGAGTAGAAGAAGGTCACATTGTCCTTCATCGCCCACAGCGACAGGCCGACGGCCAGGGCCAGCACGGGCGCCGCGGCGATGACGACCCACAGGCGACGGCGCGCCTTGGGCGATTTGGGCAACCAGCTCATGTCAACGATCCGAGTGCGGCGAAAAAGCCGTCGCATATAGGGCGAGGTTCAGGGCGGGCCAAAGCGTCATCGCGCGGCCTCGGTCAGGCGTTTCTGCAGATCCGCCCGGCGCGGGTCGGACGGCGCCAGCGCGGCGATCAGCGGCGACCACATGGCCTCGGCCTCAGCCACGTCGCCGCGCGCCAGGGCGGCGTCGCCCAGATAGAAGCGCGCCCCCAACTGATCCGGGTCCAGCTTGACCGCCTGACGGAAGGCCGCCTCGGCGTCGCCGTCGACCGCGCCGTCATTGGCCCGCACCAGGCTCTCGCCCAGGCGCGCCCAGCTTTGGGCGTCGTCCGGCTGGATGGCCAGGGCGCGGCGGAAGGCCGAGGCCGCGCCGATGGGGTCGCCCGCCTCGAACCGGGCAGCGCCCAGCATGGTCAGGGCCAGACGGTCGTCGGGCCGGTCCTTGACCACCTGCCCCAGCACGGCCGCGACCTGAGCCGGCTCCAGCGCCTCGGGCGTCGAGGCCCATTCGCGCACGCGGGTCTCATAGGCCTGATCCTTCATTCCCGGCGCGCCGAAGACGGCATAAAGGCCCAGCGACGCGGCGGCCGCGGCTCCGATCCCGCCCAGCACCCAATAGCGGTCGGCCGGGCACGACACCGGACGGCGATCCGCGCGCTGAGCGGCCAGCAGGCGACGGCCCGCTTCGGCTCGCGCGGCGGTCCAACTCGCCTCGTCCAGCAGGCCCCGCGCCTTCAGCCGGTCCAGCTCGGCCAGTTCGCGTGCGCCCGCGTCGCGGTCGGCCACGCTCTCAGCCTGCGCCCCGCGCCGGGCGGCGGACAGCACGGCCAGCCCCGCCAGGGCGGTCACAAGCGCCGTCATGATCCAGAAGATCGTCATGGCCGCCGCTGTAGCGGATCAGGCGGCCGGAGGCGAGGCGCGCGACGACGCACCCGTGTTTGATCTGGCGATAGCCAGCCGCCGCCGCACGGTGCGCGACGCGTCTTTAGCGCCCAGCAGGCCCAGCAGTTCGGCGGTCAGGCCGATCCGTTTGCGCGCCACGCCTTCGTCGCGCGTCTGGCCGTCGTTCAGTTGCTCGATCGCCTCATCAGCCCAGGTCGCCAGCCGTCCCGTCAGGGCCTCGGCGGTCTGACGGCGCTCGGCCTCGCAGCCGAAGACGGTCGCCATGGGCCGCACCTGACCCGTCAGCGTCAGCAGGACCCGCGCCCGCGCCGCCGCCGCCGCATCCGGCAGTTGGCTCAACAGAGGGGTCGGCCGCGTCATCCGTCCCACCAGAGGCGTGCGCTGAACCGGCAGGACCGCGTCCAGCGCCTTCTCGGCCGCATCGAAATGCTCAGACAGACGAAGCGCAATCCTCAGGCGCGCCTGACGCACGGCCTTAGCCCAGGCGCTGTCGGGCCGCAGCGGCAGGACGGCGTCGATTTCCGTCAGGATTTCGGCGCACCAGGTCAGGGCCGCCGTCAGCCGCCTGCCCTGGGCGTCGTCCTCAAGGCTCTGGGCGGCGATGTCGGCCGCGCGATGGGCCAGCGCCGATATGATGCGGTCGATCAGCAGATCAGCCTCGTCGCGGCCCGGCGTCGCCTCGCGCCCCGACGCTCCGATCAGGGCCAGCACCCGCAGCATCATCCGCGCTTCGACCATATGGGCGAAAAGGATCTCCAGCAGCCGCTCGACCCCGCCCGGCCCGGCCGACGAGGCCTGCCGCAGGGCCAGCTTCAGCTCCGCCAGTTCGGCGCCGCTGGGCCGCCCGGTCCAGGCCGACAGATGCGGCAACGCCCGCCGCGCCACCGGCGCCAGGTCCAGACACGCCGCCAACGCCTCGATCCGGTCGGGCGCGGCGCCGGGCCACACGGCCTCGGGCGCATCTCGCAGCACCACGGCGGCGCTGTGGCACAGGCGGTCGGCGACCATGCGCGACAGGTCGTCGTCACGGTCCAGTTGCGGCAACAGCTCCGGCTCGCCTCGCGTCGCCACGCGCCATAGCCGTGCGGGCAGGCCGGCAGGAAAACTCAGCCCCTCCAGCGCATCGGCGCGCGCCCGGAACAGCGGCGCCAGCGGACCGAAGGCGACCTCGCGGCGGCGGCGATCCAACTGCTCGACCTCGACCAGTTCGCGCAGGGCGGCCGCCCGATCCCCCGCCATCGTGCCCGCCAGCCCCAGCAACTGAGGCAGGGCCCGGTCCGGACACCGTTCGATCAAATGAGCCAGAGCGGCCCGCTGGGCGACCGACAGGTCCGCCATCCACGCATCCTCCGGCCCCACTCAAATACCGGCCAAGACCCCAAGAGTGGCCCGACGCGGGTTAACAAGGGCTTTTGAGGATGAATGTCGAACGCGTCCTATCTGCGAGCCGAAATCGGCCCTCGGCGCCTAAGTCGGGGACTGTAATCGACCCATTGCCGCCATTGACCAAGTGCGCGCAGCAACCTTAGAACCCAATATATATCAGAAGGAGATTTATGCTCAGGGGCTTACAATCCTGACCGCAAATAGCGGTCTCGCGTCGGCGCCATAGGATGGTCGCCGTGCCTCTTTGCATATCTATTCTTCGGAGTTCTCATGAAGAACGATGACGTCGTGATCCGGCCATATGTGCCAGAAGACGATCTTAAAAAGCTGTCGCGCATTTGGCTTGATGCTTCCCTATTGGCTCATCCTTTTATCGGCGAACAGCGCTTGCGTGATCAACAAGCTCTTATCGAAAACGAGTATCTGCCTAATGCCGAGACTTGGGTAGCGTGCGTTGAAGATGATCCTAGCGGCTTTATAAGCCTGATGGATACTTTTATCGGGGGAATCTTCGTTTCTCCCGCCCAGCAAGGGCGCGGTATAGGCCGTCAGCTCATAACCCACGCTCTGAACCTTGCTGGTGAGCTCGAGCTTGAGGTTTACACCGACAATCAGCAGGCCATGAATTTCTACGCCAGCATCGGCTTTCAGGAGTTGTCACGCCGTGCTTGTGATGATGATGGCCATGCTTTTGAAAATGCTCGTCTTCGCCTAGTCGGATAAGAGTGAGTCGGGCGGCAAGAACTGCCGCCCGACGATCATTCTGGACTTTAGAATACCCAAGCGGCCTGTCTGGAAACCCCCGACGCAGACCTGCGCAACAGCCGCCTTGTCCCTCACCCCTCGGCGGCGGGCAACTCCAGCACCACCTTCAGCCCGCCCAGGCTGCTGTCGCCCAAGGTGACGCGGCCGCCGTAGGCGCGGGTCAGTTCGTCAACGATCGACAGGCCCAGCCCCGTGCCGGGGGTGTCCTCGTCCATGCGGGTGCCGCGTTTCAGGGCGGTGTCGCGCTGGTCGGCGGGCAGGCCGGGGCCGTCGTCCTCGACCACGGCGATCAGTTGGCCTGGCATGGAGGGACCGGCCGAGACCCGCACCCGGCGGCGGCACCATTTGGCGGCGTTCTCCAGCAGGTTGCCGAAGATTTCCTGCAGGTCCTGGCGCTCGCCCAGGAAGGCCAGATCGTCAGGAGCGCGCCAGTCGATCTCGACGCCTTTCTGTTCGAACACCCGCTCCAGCATGACCGCCATCTCGTCCAGCACCTCGCTGACGTCGGTGCGTTCGCCCAGGCCGTGGGCGGCGCGGGCGGCGGCGCGAGCGCGGCGCAAGTGATGGTCGACCTGGTCCTGCATCACCTTCGTCTGCTTGCGCACCATGTCGGGCAGCACGCCCTCCTGGGTCCCGGCCTCGGCCAGCATGACGGCCAGCGGCGTCTTCAACGCATGGGCCAGGTTGCCGACGTGGGTGCGCTGGCGTTCAACCGTCTCCTGATTGTGCGCCAGCAGGCGGTTGACCTGTTCGGCCAGGGGCTGGATTTCCAGCGGATAACCGCCCTCGACCCGGTGCGAGCGGCCTTGTCGCACATTGGAAATCTCGTCGCCCAGATCGAACAGGGGGCGCAGGCCCACCCGCACCTGAATGAACACCGCCGCGACGAGGCCGGCGCCCAAGAGCAACATGGCGATCCAGGTCACGGTGGCGAACTGGCGCGTGTCGGCGTCAACGTCGGACCGGTCGATCCCGGCGAAGAAGACGACCGGCTGCTGGCGGCCGGGCAGTTGTTTCATGCTGGCGGCGATGCGCAGCGGCTCGCCCTTGGGGCCGTCTTCGGCGTTGTAGCTGATAGTCTGACCGAAAGCGCTGCGCAGGCGGTCAGACAGGTCGGGGGCGTACTCCAGGTCGGCATTGGCCAGCGACGCAGAGCGCGCCAGCACATGCAGCGCGCCTTGAGGCCCCGGCTCGGCGACCATCCAGTATTTTCCCGACAGCAGGCGCTGGGTGCGGGCGTCCCGTATTTCGCCCACGAACACCTCGCGCTCGGGCGTGATGACGGAGGCGACGACGGTCTCGTCGATGGTGTCGCTCAGGGTGTTGCCGAGGCGGCGCAGGGCCGATTCCTGGAACACGGCCGTCAGCACCACCGCCGCCGCCGCCAAGCCGACCAGGATCCAGGCGGCGGCCAGCCAGATCAGACGCCGCGTCAGCGAACGGCCGGGCCGCCCGAACCACCGACCCCATTCGCGCCGGGCCGACGAACGCTCGGCGCCATCGGCCCCAGACTCGATCTCGGCCTCGGTGATCGGCTCGGTCATCAGCGAGCGATCAGGCCGCGTCGCTCTCGCCGGCCAGCGGCGACAGGCGATAACCCAGCCCGCGCACGGTCTCGATACGGTCCGCGCCGATCTTCTTTCTCAGGCGGCCGACGAAGACCTCAATGGTGTTCGAGTCGCGGTCGAAATCCTGATCGTACAGGTGTTCGACCAGTTCGGTGCGGCTGATGACCCGGCCCTGATGCATCATCAGATAGTGCAGCAGCCGGTATTCCAGCGAGGTCAACCGCAGCGGTTCCCCGTTGACCGTAGCGCGCGCTGCGCGCGGGTCCAGCCTCAGCCCCCCGCAGGTCAGGGTCGCCGCCGCATGGCCGGCCGAGCGGCGCAGCAGGGCGCGCAGGCGGGCCAGCAGCTCCTCGGTGTGGAAGGGCTTGGTCAGATAGTCGTCGGCCCCGGCGTCGAAGCCCGCCACCTTGTCCGACCAGGCGCCGCGCGCGGTCAGGATCAGCACCGGCGTCGCCTTGCCTTCGCGGCGCCAGCGCTCCAGCACGGACACGCCGTCGATCTTGGGCAGGCCTAGGTCCAGCACCACCACGTCATAGGGTTCGGTGTCGCCCAGGAACCAGGCTTCCTCGCCGTCCGGCGCATGGTCGACGGCGTAGCCGGCGTCGGTCAGGGCGGTCTTCAACTGGCGCGACAGATCGACGTCGTCCTCGACAAGCAGCACCCGCATTCAGTCGTCTCCGCGAACCCGGCCGGATCGGCCGTCAACCTGTATGTCCGACACGCGTCCGCCGGGATACTCCCAGCGCACCACATAGTCGCCGCCGCGCTCCTGCACGCCCAGCATGCGGCCGGGGCGGCCCGACTGGACGCGACGGGCGACGTCGCCGGGGTTGGCGCGCGGGCTCGACCGGGGCTCATCACGCAGCCCCTGACCCGGATAGTTGCGGGGCGCCTCGCGACGATCCTGAGAACGGCTTTCGTCGCGGTCCCGATCACGGCCGCGCGACTGGGCCGCCGCGTCCGTCAGGGGGACGATGGCGATCAGACCGGCCAGAAGGAGGGCTCGAATACGCATCATGCTCGTCTTCTAGACAGGGGCCTCTGAACGGCGGCTGAACGTGCAGTCTATCGCTGTTCCTCTGAACAAGGAACGCGCGCCCGAGGAATCTCCGTCGCTGTCGCCCTCGCGCCTGATCAGAAGCGCTCCCGCCCGAGAAGGTGACAAAGTTCTCATGCTGATGAACGCCGACTGAAACGCGCCGTTCAGGCGGGGATCAGGCTCAGGGTGGTCTTGTGAGGTCAACGCAGCCCGATCGGTTGCGAAGACCCGAAGGAGTTCGATCATGAAGACCCTGCTGATCCCCGTCCTGGCCGCCACGGTCGCCGCGACCGCCCTGCCCGCCGCGGCGCAATCCTATGATCGTCACGGCCCCTCGCGCGGTCCCGCCTATGAGCAGAACTATGGCGGCTGGCAGTCGGTCAGCCAGCGCAAATACAACCTGGACCGCCGCATCGACCAGGGCGTCCGCACCCGCCAGCTGAGCTCACGCGAAGCCTCGCGCCTCAAGGATGAGTTGGACGGCCTGGTCCGTCTTGAGCGTAACTATACCCGTGGCGGCCTGACCCGCTGGGAGCGCCAGGACCTGGATCGTCGCTATGACCGCCTGTCGGCCAAGATCCGGCTGGAGCGCCGCGACCACAACAACCGTCACTACTGAGACGGTTCAGCATCAGGGCCTCATCCCTCCCTGTCAGGGGCTCTGCCGAGGGCGCGATCCGAAAGGGTCGCGCCCTTATTCTATGCCGGTTCGATCACCGTGATTTCGGGCCAGCGCCCGCGCGCATTGGCGATCACCCGGTCCCAGCCCTTGGCCAGGCCTCGCGTGGGATTGGGCCGGATCACCATATCGAACACGTCCTGCAGGCCGAAGGGGGCGACGACGCTGATCGCATCGTCCTTCTCCAGCCGCACCCCCAGGGCGAAGGCCGGGGCGACAAAGCGGGCCGGGGCGTCGTCGGTGCAGGTCAGCGGCTCATATGTTTCGCCGAACTTGCCCTCGAACCACAGATGGACTCGCGCCTGGTTGCGGACCTCGACGATGTCGCGAAACTCCGGCGCGAACGCCGCTGCGACCCGCTTGATGATCACGTCCTCGGCGTCCCAGGAGGTGTCGCGGTCGAAATAGCCGATGTCGTAATCCTTGACGCCATAGCCCGGCGCCCGGCCGGTCCGCTCATTCCACACCGACTGGTAGACCGCCCCCGAAAACAGCCGCCAGTCCGGCAGGTCCAGGTCGCGCATCACGCCCAGCACATGCATCAAGCCCGCATTGGCGCGGACGATCTCGGTCAGGCGGGTCTCTAGCTCCGCAGCCGTCGTCACCCCCTCTACGCTCATCGCAGGGGCCATCCGTGATCCAGCGGGCCGTGACCCTGACCCAGTCCCGGCGCGCGGCGGATGGCTTCGGCGACATAGGCCCAGGCTTCAGCCACCGCCGTCGTCAGGGGCAGGCCCTTGGCTATGCCCGCCGCGCAGGCGCTGGCCAGGGTGCAGCCGGTGCCGTGGGTATGGCGGGTCTGCACCCGCTCGCTTTCCAACACCGTCTCGCCGTCGGCGGTCAGCAGCAGGTCGGTCACCGTCTCGCCGGGCACATGGCCGCCCTTCATCAACACCGCGCGAGCGCCCATCGCCAG
Above is a window of Brevundimonas naejangsanensis DNA encoding:
- a CDS encoding response regulator transcription factor — protein: MRVLLVEDDVDLSRQLKTALTDAGYAVDHAPDGEEAWFLGDTEPYDVVVLDLGLPKIDGVSVLERWRREGKATPVLILTARGAWSDKVAGFDAGADDYLTKPFHTEELLARLRALLRRSAGHAAATLTCGGLRLDPRAARATVNGEPLRLTSLEYRLLHYLMMHQGRVISRTELVEHLYDQDFDRDSNTIEVFVGRLRKKIGADRIETVRGLGYRLSPLAGESDAA
- a CDS encoding GNAT family N-acetyltransferase codes for the protein MKNDDVVIRPYVPEDDLKKLSRIWLDASLLAHPFIGEQRLRDQQALIENEYLPNAETWVACVEDDPSGFISLMDTFIGGIFVSPAQQGRGIGRQLITHALNLAGELELEVYTDNQQAMNFYASIGFQELSRRACDDDGHAFENARLRLVG
- the ccmI gene encoding c-type cytochrome biogenesis protein CcmI, giving the protein MTIFWIMTALVTALAGLAVLSAARRGAQAESVADRDAGARELAELDRLKARGLLDEASWTAARAEAGRRLLAAQRADRRPVSCPADRYWVLGGIGAAAAASLGLYAVFGAPGMKDQAYETRVREWASTPEALEPAQVAAVLGQVVKDRPDDRLALTMLGAARFEAGDPIGAASAFRRALAIQPDDAQSWARLGESLVRANDGAVDGDAEAAFRQAVKLDPDQLGARFYLGDAALARGDVAEAEAMWSPLIAALAPSDPRRADLQKRLTEAAR
- a CDS encoding nucleotidyltransferase family protein, whose translation is MSVEGVTTAAELETRLTEIVRANAGLMHVLGVMRDLDLPDWRLFSGAVYQSVWNERTGRAPGYGVKDYDIGYFDRDTSWDAEDVIIKRVAAAFAPEFRDIVEVRNQARVHLWFEGKFGETYEPLTCTDDAPARFVAPAFALGVRLEKDDAISVVAPFGLQDVFDMVIRPNPTRGLAKGWDRVIANARGRWPEITVIEPA
- the ccmE gene encoding cytochrome c maturation protein CcmE, which gives rise to MSWLPKSPKARRRLWVVIAAAPVLALAVGLSLWAMKDNVTFFYSPSEVTPQKVPAGQMIRLGGLVEAGSVQKAADGSVVFVVTDNGATAQVIYQGDLPDLFREGQGIVAQGSFRPDRVFEASQVLAKHDETYMPREVADRLKEKGEWRPDDAAAPAVAAQQGT
- a CDS encoding sensor histidine kinase, with product MTEPITEAEIESGADGAERSSARREWGRWFGRPGRSLTRRLIWLAAAWILVGLAAAAVVLTAVFQESALRRLGNTLSDTIDETVVASVITPEREVFVGEIRDARTQRLLSGKYWMVAEPGPQGALHVLARSASLANADLEYAPDLSDRLRSAFGQTISYNAEDGPKGEPLRIAASMKQLPGRQQPVVFFAGIDRSDVDADTRQFATVTWIAMLLLGAGLVAAVFIQVRVGLRPLFDLGDEISNVRQGRSHRVEGGYPLEIQPLAEQVNRLLAHNQETVERQRTHVGNLAHALKTPLAVMLAEAGTQEGVLPDMVRKQTKVMQDQVDHHLRRARAAARAAHGLGERTDVSEVLDEMAVMLERVFEQKGVEIDWRAPDDLAFLGERQDLQEIFGNLLENAAKWCRRRVRVSAGPSMPGQLIAVVEDDGPGLPADQRDTALKRGTRMDEDTPGTGLGLSIVDELTRAYGGRVTLGDSSLGGLKVVLELPAAEG